From Streptomyces sp. NBC_00775, one genomic window encodes:
- a CDS encoding cobalamin B12-binding domain-containing protein — protein MKPAEWAARHRSGPLDVVVTGLPSDAHTWNLVFIQLLLEDLGHKVVNLGPCVPEDEIVESCCKFQPDLLVVSSVNGHGFNDARPLIGAIRSRWELAGLPAVIGGKLGVGGDAADEHVEQAGELMAAGFDAVFQEGVGLAVFESFVGSLTGAASPALADPALTDPAPADSALASAGPALRRTSRAGALSGKAKR, from the coding sequence ATGAAGCCTGCGGAATGGGCGGCTCGTCATCGATCCGGGCCGCTGGATGTCGTCGTCACCGGACTCCCCTCCGACGCGCACACCTGGAATCTCGTATTCATCCAACTGCTGCTCGAAGACCTCGGTCACAAGGTGGTGAACCTGGGTCCCTGTGTTCCCGAGGACGAGATCGTCGAGTCCTGCTGCAAGTTCCAGCCCGACCTGCTGGTCGTCAGCAGCGTCAACGGGCACGGCTTCAACGATGCCCGGCCGCTGATCGGAGCGATCCGGTCGCGCTGGGAGCTGGCCGGGCTGCCCGCCGTCATCGGCGGAAAGCTCGGTGTCGGCGGCGACGCGGCCGACGAGCACGTGGAGCAGGCGGGCGAGCTGATGGCGGCCGGCTTCGACGCGGTCTTCCAGGAGGGCGTCGGCCTCGCCGTCTTCGAGTCCTTCGTCGGCTCGCTGACCGGGGCTGCCTCTCCCGCCCTCGCGGATCCCGCCCTCACGGATCCCGCCCCCGCGGACTCCGCCCTCGCGAGTGCCGGGCCCGCGCTCCGGCGCACGTCCCGCGCCGGGGCCCTGAGCGGAAAGGCGAAACGGTGA
- a CDS encoding methylaspartate mutase codes for MHQRPLPFGRFVADAQARGALVVQPRMGFSDPTLMRAGLLATKTAADPVVGTVTIDSYTRVSDEPSAVRALNNGVPLNGFPITSYSPHTSRWILDGVRDAGFPVQIRHGSARPQGIVAALALLGLDATEGGPVSYCLPYGRTPLLDSVRNWQESCDFLAALRATGTEPHLETFGGCMLGQLCPPGLLVAISALEALFFHRAGLRSISLSYAQQTNAAQDREAVHALRRLAGELLPDTDWHIVLYTYMGLYPRTRRGSLDLLERSAELAVETGAARLIVKTTAESHRIPTIAENVEALRVASGAAARHRARLTPRTEHTALAEHTALADNPVYAEARALVDAVLNLDDDLGQALLKAFARGYLDVPYCLHPDNAGRTRSHIDRSGRLTWSEIGAMPIGHVSEKGRRLTAAGLYDALSFVQRRHDRTAFPTVPRTSLPSAARRPSVHRQHTQEVAP; via the coding sequence CTGCATCAACGCCCCCTGCCCTTCGGCCGTTTCGTCGCCGACGCGCAGGCCCGTGGCGCCCTCGTGGTCCAGCCGCGGATGGGCTTCTCCGACCCCACGCTGATGCGGGCGGGCCTGCTGGCCACCAAGACCGCGGCGGACCCGGTCGTCGGCACCGTCACCATCGACAGCTACACCCGGGTCAGCGACGAGCCGTCGGCCGTGCGGGCGCTGAACAACGGGGTCCCGCTGAACGGGTTCCCGATCACCTCCTACAGCCCGCACACCTCGCGCTGGATCCTGGACGGCGTACGCGACGCCGGCTTCCCGGTCCAGATCCGGCACGGATCGGCGCGTCCCCAGGGCATCGTCGCCGCCCTGGCCCTGCTCGGCCTGGACGCCACGGAGGGCGGCCCGGTGTCGTACTGCCTGCCGTACGGGCGCACCCCGCTGCTCGACTCCGTGCGCAACTGGCAGGAGAGCTGCGACTTCCTGGCCGCTCTGCGCGCCACCGGCACGGAACCGCACCTGGAGACCTTCGGCGGCTGCATGCTCGGCCAGCTGTGCCCGCCCGGGCTGCTGGTGGCGATCAGCGCGCTGGAGGCCCTCTTCTTCCACCGGGCGGGACTGCGCAGCATCTCGCTCAGCTACGCCCAGCAGACCAACGCGGCGCAGGACCGGGAGGCGGTGCACGCACTGCGGCGGCTGGCCGGCGAGCTGCTGCCGGACACCGACTGGCACATCGTCCTCTACACGTACATGGGCCTGTACCCGCGGACCCGGCGCGGCTCGCTGGACCTCCTGGAGCGTTCGGCGGAGCTGGCGGTGGAAACGGGGGCGGCCCGGCTGATCGTGAAGACGACGGCCGAGTCGCACCGCATCCCCACCATCGCGGAGAACGTCGAGGCCCTGCGGGTCGCCTCCGGCGCCGCCGCCCGGCATCGGGCACGGCTCACCCCGCGAACCGAGCACACCGCCCTCGCCGAGCACACCGCCCTCGCCGACAACCCCGTCTACGCCGAGGCCCGCGCCCTCGTGGACGCCGTACTCAACCTGGACGACGACCTGGGCCAGGCGCTCCTGAAGGCCTTCGCCCGCGGATACCTCGACGTCCCCTACTGCCTGCACCCCGACAACGCGGGCCGGACCCGCAGTCACATCGACCGGTCCGGCCGGCTCACCTGGTCCGAGATCGGGGCGATGCCCATCGGCCATGTCTCCGAGAAGGGCCGGCGGCTGACGGCGGCGGGGCTCTACGACGCCCTGTCGTTCGTGCAGCGCCGGCACGACCGCACCGCTTTCCCGACCGTCCCCCGGACCTCTCTTCCCTCGGCGGCCCGTCGCCCTTCGGTCCATCGGCAGCACACCCAGGAGGTAGCACCATGA
- a CDS encoding asparagine synthetase A, which translates to MTSTSAELDVRIPPAFPSSPDQHLVAESTRATLRVQSRMLAATRAFLTGQGFQELLPPVIGPVTDPGIRGSKQVDVDFYGHKYKLMTSAILYKQASLLAFDKIFYIAPNVRLEPLETAVTHRHLAEFHQIDVEIRDARREDAMELAERLVAYVVDEVVRELPADLELLGRDKDAFREVVTGAFARTTHKEATADLIALGHPQDPGAEIDWEGEEILSAKTSRPFFVADYPKGSRGFYDREDPEQPGVLRNFDLIAPEGYGELASGSEREHDYAALVTRMRETGENPAKYGWYLDLARRGIPASSGFGIGLERFTRYVTGRTAVWEASAYPKLPGVVSA; encoded by the coding sequence ATGACCAGCACGTCCGCCGAGCTCGACGTCCGCATCCCGCCCGCGTTCCCGTCCTCGCCCGACCAGCACCTGGTGGCCGAGAGCACCCGGGCCACCCTCCGCGTACAGAGCCGCATGCTCGCCGCGACCCGCGCGTTCCTGACCGGGCAGGGCTTCCAGGAGCTGCTGCCGCCGGTCATCGGGCCGGTCACCGATCCGGGCATCCGCGGCTCCAAGCAGGTCGACGTCGACTTCTACGGCCACAAGTACAAGCTGATGACCAGCGCGATCCTCTACAAGCAGGCCTCCCTGCTGGCCTTCGACAAGATCTTCTACATCGCGCCCAACGTGCGCCTGGAGCCGCTGGAGACGGCCGTCACGCACCGCCATCTCGCCGAGTTCCACCAGATCGACGTGGAGATCCGCGACGCCCGGCGCGAGGACGCGATGGAGCTCGCCGAGCGCCTGGTGGCGTACGTGGTCGACGAGGTGGTCCGTGAGCTGCCCGCCGACCTGGAGCTGCTCGGCCGGGACAAGGACGCCTTCCGGGAGGTGGTGACCGGGGCGTTCGCCCGGACCACCCACAAGGAGGCGACCGCGGACCTGATCGCGCTCGGGCATCCGCAGGACCCGGGCGCCGAGATCGACTGGGAGGGCGAGGAGATCCTCTCCGCCAAGACCAGCCGCCCGTTCTTCGTCGCCGACTACCCCAAGGGCTCGCGCGGCTTCTACGACCGCGAGGACCCCGAGCAGCCGGGTGTCCTGCGCAACTTCGACCTGATCGCCCCGGAGGGCTACGGCGAACTGGCCAGCGGCAGCGAGCGGGAGCACGACTACGCGGCCCTGGTCACGCGGATGCGGGAGACCGGCGAGAACCCGGCCAAGTACGGCTGGTACCTGGACCTGGCGCGTCGGGGCATCCCCGCCAGCTCCGGTTTCGGTATCGGCCTGGAGCGCTTCACCCGGTACGTCACCGGCCGCACCGCCGTCTGGGAGGCCAGCGCCTACCCCAAGCTTCCGGGAGTGGTCTCGGCATGA
- a CDS encoding glutamate synthase-related protein, whose amino-acid sequence MSAVLTAAGFPEEQVRHRARHGAASVFPALDAYGSSLLGAMPAGADPGDLLERARIVPPVFMPERLKKLIDLAREPLYTDVELDTVVGGFTSRLPLYVSAFGSTQVASHDLGEAAGRQAARLGIPMVIGENVVPVNGYRAASDAEASPLIGRIAAYADAADDEHGGVVVQQSTEDADAEVWNLVYSDPASEPLLATGRLAFELKVGQGAKPGLGGLTVLGREAAGRVAEQYATDQVFGADSDSVLRISSPGTFTEEILRQQIRLMRNNFPRVKVWVKLHPGRDVALATATAWAAGADSVTVDGAEGGTAWAPNAFLGQVGLPLGDCLTRIGRTDHCLLASGRVWEGSRAVKALALGARAVGLGRAALLAVDEDTDHGLVRLVESIALELRLLISSVGKYHVNALADEDVLLPTSP is encoded by the coding sequence ATGAGCGCCGTACTGACAGCCGCCGGGTTCCCCGAGGAACAGGTGCGCCACCGGGCCCGGCACGGCGCCGCGAGCGTCTTCCCCGCCCTCGACGCGTACGGCAGCAGCCTGCTGGGCGCGATGCCGGCCGGCGCCGACCCCGGCGACCTGCTGGAGCGGGCCCGGATCGTGCCTCCGGTGTTCATGCCCGAGCGGCTGAAGAAGCTCATCGACCTGGCGCGTGAACCGCTGTACACGGATGTCGAACTCGACACCGTGGTGGGCGGGTTCACCTCCCGGCTGCCGCTGTACGTGTCGGCGTTCGGCTCCACCCAGGTCGCCAGCCACGACCTCGGCGAGGCCGCCGGGCGGCAGGCCGCCCGGCTCGGCATCCCGATGGTGATCGGCGAGAACGTGGTGCCGGTCAACGGCTACCGCGCCGCGTCCGACGCCGAGGCCTCCCCGCTGATCGGCCGGATCGCCGCCTACGCCGACGCGGCCGACGACGAGCACGGCGGTGTGGTCGTCCAGCAGTCCACCGAGGACGCGGACGCCGAGGTGTGGAACCTCGTCTACAGCGACCCGGCGTCCGAACCACTGCTCGCCACCGGCCGGCTCGCCTTCGAGCTGAAGGTCGGCCAGGGCGCCAAGCCGGGCCTCGGCGGCCTCACCGTCCTGGGCCGCGAGGCCGCGGGGAGGGTCGCCGAACAGTACGCCACCGACCAGGTGTTCGGCGCCGACAGCGACTCCGTCCTGCGGATCAGCAGCCCAGGCACGTTCACCGAGGAGATCCTGCGTCAGCAGATCCGGCTGATGCGCAACAACTTCCCCCGCGTGAAGGTGTGGGTGAAGCTCCACCCGGGCCGGGACGTGGCGCTCGCGACGGCCACCGCCTGGGCGGCCGGCGCGGACTCCGTGACGGTGGACGGCGCGGAGGGCGGCACCGCCTGGGCCCCGAACGCCTTCCTCGGCCAGGTGGGTCTGCCGCTCGGCGACTGCCTGACCCGCATCGGCCGCACCGACCACTGTCTGCTCGCCAGCGGACGCGTCTGGGAGGGCAGCCGGGCCGTCAAGGCCCTCGCGCTCGGCGCACGCGCCGTCGGGCTCGGCCGGGCCGCTCTGCTGGCCGTCGACGAGGACACCGACCACGGTCTGGTGCGCCTCGTGGAAAGCATCGCCCTGGAACTACGGCTGCTGATCAGCTCCGTCGGCAAGTACCACGTGAACGCCCTCGCGGACGAGGACGTGTTGCTGCCCACCAGCCCGTAG